The DNA window CTTCATTCTTATTGCTCCTAAGTTCACTAAAATCCTGTTTTGACGTCCCCTATTAACCTTAACTCCCAAGATATGGGACCTGGACTCTGGCACATAATAGCAGTAAGAgttaaagtcatttaacctatagGGCCCCTTCTTACAATGAAGAAAGAAGCCTGAGGCCTCAGTTACTAAGACCCAGCTCTAAAATGgcatgttttttttctcttaacatgtaatgttgggggcagctaggtggtgcagtggataaagcaccgatcctggattcaggagaacctgagttcaaatcctgccttagacacttgaaccttactagctgtgtgaccctgggcaagtcacttaaccctcattgcccagcaaaaaagcaaaaaaaagtaatgtaatGTCAGTGAACTTCTCAGAATGGCCTTCTCAGATATAGTGGCTAACACTCAGCTTGCATCAATGCAGTCTTTTTACTTGTGAAGAAAATCATCTTCTTCAACTTGCCCCACAATTTATGATTGTTTTGATAATATTTATCCTGTCCTTTATAGGTTTTATCTGAATGGTGAAAAGGGAAGCATCCAAAGGCCTTAAATAGTTCCCAAGGCCTGGGAGCTGTTTCTATTCCCAACAATTAATTGTTGGTCTTTCCACACTAGCCCACAGATGACATTGTACTGATGGCACAGACGTTAGAAAAGatcttcttgcagaaggtggcacTGATGCCATCTGAAGAGCAGGAACTGGTGGTGACCATTCCCAAGAACAGCCACAAGAAGGGGGCAAAACTAGCAGGTAACATGGGTTGGTAATTTGGGGTGGAAAGAGGTTTGGACTGGCAGAGCAGAGTGAGTGCCAGCCTCACTGAGAGGGCCAGGACAGGGGCTGAGAGAAGAACTTAAGAGCTCATCTATTGCCTTCTTTTGATCCACCAGCACTTCAGAGCAGCCTCACCAATGCCCACCAGGTGCCTGCTGTCTCTTCTTTGTCTCACACGCCTTTGTATTCCCCATCACCTGAGATTCCCACCACTGTGCTGAACATTCCCCATGGCTCAGtcatctcttctcccctcctcaagtCTCTGCACTCCACTGGCACCCCTTTGCTGGCAGTCTCTGCAGCACCTACTGCTCAGCCACTCACCAAGGTGAGAGCCAACAGATTTCTTATTGGGAGTGGAATGGTGCACTGCAGGAATACCCAGCCTAAATCtgatttctcctctttttttctgcaGAAGAAGGGTGTGAAGCGGAAAGCAGACACCACCACGCCTACACCAACAGCTATCCTGGCTCCCGGCTCCCCGGCCAGTCCTCCCGGGGGTGGCCCAGAGCCCAAAGCAGCCCGGCTGCCCCCTACACGCCGGGAAAGTGGCCGTCCCATCAAACCCCCACGAAAGGACTTGCCAGACTCTCAGCAGCAGCACCAGAGCTCCAAGAAAGGGAAGCTGTCAGAGCAACTGAAACACTGCAATGGCATTTTGAAAGAGCTACTTTCCAAAAAACATGCTGCTTATGCCTGGCCTTTCTATAAGCCCGTGGATGCTTCAGCTCTTGGCCTGCATGACTACCATGACATTATTAAGCACCCCATGGACCTCAGCACTGTCAAGGTACCCCACTTTAGGGGATGATTTGGATTACTCAGCTTAGACACCTTTGGCTCTCAGTCTCAACAGTTAGGTATTTATGTCTCCATCCCCTGCTCAGtaacttagaaaaacacagagaGGGTAGGAATCAGGGGCTTTTGAGAGAATTAGCCTATGATCTGAAATGGTGGCGGTTTAATCCTTGTTTGAAAAAAGTAGTAAGAGGAATATAATAAGAGGGATAATTGGGCATCTTAGTCTCGGTTAAACTCAGATATGACAGTGGACCTAAAGATCTTGTAGAACGTCTGTCCTGAGGATGAAGCTGCTCTTGTATATCATCTTGGCTAGCGGGAAAAAATGTGATTTCTTCCTTTAGTTGAAGTCCCAGGTATCCTTTGACAGTCTCTCTCTTCCCACAGCGAAAGATGGAGAACAGAGATTACCGAGATGCCCAAGAGTTTGCAGCTGATGTGCGGCTTATGTTTTCCAACTGTTACAAGTATAATCCTCCTGATCACGATGTCGTTGCCATGGCACGAAAGCTACAGGTAAAGTCTGGAGTTTAGAGTTAGGTGAGGGTGAACGTGGGTAGGTAGCCCAGGATTCCCTTAATGACTTTCCTTTCCACAGTGACCATGGTTGATAGATAATGGGTGAGAGGAGCTGAAAGTGTTGCCTTTCCCCCTAACTGGGCTATGTTTATCTTTGTCTCCAGGATGTGTTTGAGTTCCGATATGCCAAGATGCCTGATGAACCATTGGAACCAGGACCCTTACCTGCCTCGACTGTCCTGCCCCCTGGCTTGGCTAAATCATCTTCTGAGTCCTCCAGTGAGGAGAGTAGTAGTGAAAGTTcctcagaggaagaagaagaggaagaagaggaggaggaggaagaagaaactgagagctCTGACTCGGAGGAAGAAAGGGCCAACAGGTTGGCTGAACTACAGGAACAGGTATTGTATGTACATCCCTGTCAGTTTGTGTGCTTtccctttattattttcttgtgagACAAAGGgatgtattttccttttccttcattcccACCCTAATAGGTCTAGTAATGATTTCACCCcttgtgtcttttttttattttttcttcccaccAGCTTCGGGCAGTGCATGAACAATTGGCTGCCCTGTCCCAGGGGCCAATTTCCAAGCCTAAACGGAAacgagagaagaaagaaaagaagaaaaagcggAAGGCAGAAAAGCATCGAGGGCGAGCAGGGGTAGATGAAGATGACAAGGGTCCCAGGCTGCCTCGACCGCCCCCACCCAAGAAATCGAAGAAGGcaggtggtggtggcagcagcggTCCTGGGGCTGCAGGGCCTCCTGGCTTTGGTCTTCCTGGAAGTGGTGCCACCAGGTGAGGTCTGAGGTAGAAAATGAGTGATGAGTTAGGATTCAGTGAAGTGTTAGGGTATCTCTGTGCTTGTGGCTACATGTTCAGATGTCCCAACTACATTCCATCCCACTATTCTCCCAAGTAAGGAGCTTTTTTCTGAGGGGGCAGGGGCCACACATGGGCTGCTGATAGAAGGGTGAATGGtcaagtgtgattttttttttttttttactgggtaTCAATGCACTTTGTTCCCCCCCCCTCTCTAGACCCCCAAAGAAGGCAATGAAGACAGCTCCACCACCACCGACTGCTGCCTATGActcagaggaagaggaggagagccGGCCCATGAGTTATGATGAGAAAAGACAGCTGAGCCTGGACATCAATAAGTTACCTGGAGAGAAGCTAGGCCGTGTGGTCCACATCATCCAGGCCCGTGAGCCCTCACTCCGTGACTCAAACCCTGAGGAGATTGAAATTGATTTTGAGACTCTGAAACCATCCACACTTCGAGAACTTGAGCGTTATGTTCTTTCCTGTTTGCGCAAGAAGCCCAGGAAACCCTATAGTGAGTGTGTGGCACAGATACTGTATTCCTTAGTCCTGTGGGCTGAGAAGGGCTACTGGTGAGGGCAGTTGTGGCATGTTGGGTTGGTTTCTTGTCTGCTGGAAAGTGAGTCAAGTAGTGTAGGAGTAGAGAGAGAGGTGTTGGTGGAGGGGCCTGAGATTTCACTTCTCATTCCATCTTTAGCCATCAAAAAGCCGGTGGGTAAGACGAAGGAGGAACTGGCTCTGGAGAAAAAGCGAGAGCTGGAGAAGCGGCTACAGGATGTGAGTGGTCAGCTCAATTCTACCAAGAAGCCCCCCAAGAAGGGTGAGTCAGGAGCCCAAGCAGAGGGAGAGGAGTTGTGGGTTGTGGCTGGCCTTCCCCTACCACAGATAATATTAACATTTCTGCTAGGGTCACCCTCACCTCCATGTTAACTTTTCTTAAAACAGCAAGTGAGAAAGTGGAGTCAGCGCAGCAAGTGGCAGTGTCACGCCTCAGTGCCTCAAGTTCCAGCTCAGActccagctcctcctcctcctcctcctcatcttctgaTACCAGTGACTCCGACTCAGGCTAAGGGGCCAGGCAGCAATGGGGCAGGAGGCTCTGCAGGACCGGATTCCCCTAGCCCTCTCCAGAGGTTCCCTTTATTTGGATCCCCCCTCACTCCATTCCCCCCATGTGGGAGAGCTGGCTCTACAAGGGGGGAGGGATAGATACATGGACAGTTCCCCCTGTGGGACTCAAGGGACAGGAGGAGGGGATTCCCCTTGGGCAGGAAGCTCCCCACTTAAAAATAGACTGAAGTCGGGGGGAGGGGTCTTGGGTAGGTAGAAGGTTGGGCTAAAGCCTGAGGCCACAACTACCAGCTGCCCACTCCCCTCCAAGGGCCCTGTTTTCTgaagttgtttgttttaatttattttaaatggcagggttgggggaggtggggctggggggtggggtccCCCTAGactggggagggagatggggagcttattttttcttttttttttttttttttacacgttgactttttttttttctacctatcCCTACATCCTACTCTGTTGGGGCCCTTGGGGTCATACCTTCTGTCTCCCCAAGAGGCATTTTGAGCTAAGTCCTCTCCCTTTTTCGTGTGTCTGTTGATTCTAActtgtaaataaagaaaatactattCAAGTTGGAAAAGTGTCTGTCTGGATTTTGTGTCCCTTCTTCCCTACCCCCTACATTTGTGTAGTTATATACCCTTTTCTGATC is part of the Dromiciops gliroides isolate mDroGli1 chromosome 4, mDroGli1.pri, whole genome shotgun sequence genome and encodes:
- the BRD2 gene encoding bromodomain-containing protein 2 isoform X1: MLQNVTPHSKLPGEGNAGLLGLGPEAAAPGKRIRKPSLLYEGFESPTMASVPALHLPPANPPPPEVSNPKKPGRVTNQLQYLHKVVMKALWKHQFAWPFRQPVDAVKLGLPDYHKIIKQPMDMGTIKRRLENNYYWLASECMQDFNTMFTNCYIYNKPTDDIVLMAQTLEKIFLQKVALMPSEEQELVVTIPKNSHKKGAKLAALQSSLTNAHQVPAVSSLSHTPLYSPSPEIPTTVLNIPHGSVISSPLLKSLHSTGTPLLAVSAAPTAQPLTKKKGVKRKADTTTPTPTAILAPGSPASPPGGGPEPKAARLPPTRRESGRPIKPPRKDLPDSQQQHQSSKKGKLSEQLKHCNGILKELLSKKHAAYAWPFYKPVDASALGLHDYHDIIKHPMDLSTVKRKMENRDYRDAQEFAADVRLMFSNCYKYNPPDHDVVAMARKLQDVFEFRYAKMPDEPLEPGPLPASTVLPPGLAKSSSESSSEESSSESSSEEEEEEEEEEEEEETESSDSEEERANRLAELQEQLRAVHEQLAALSQGPISKPKRKREKKEKKKKRKAEKHRGRAGVDEDDKGPRLPRPPPPKKSKKAGGGGSSGPGAAGPPGFGLPGSGATRPPKKAMKTAPPPPTAAYDSEEEEESRPMSYDEKRQLSLDINKLPGEKLGRVVHIIQAREPSLRDSNPEEIEIDFETLKPSTLRELERYVLSCLRKKPRKPYTIKKPVGKTKEELALEKKRELEKRLQDVSGQLNSTKKPPKKASEKVESAQQVAVSRLSASSSSSDSSSSSSSSSSSDTSDSDSG
- the BRD2 gene encoding bromodomain-containing protein 2 isoform X2, which gives rise to MDMGTIKRRLENNYYWLASECMQDFNTMFTNCYIYNKPTDDIVLMAQTLEKIFLQKVALMPSEEQELVVTIPKNSHKKGAKLAALQSSLTNAHQVPAVSSLSHTPLYSPSPEIPTTVLNIPHGSVISSPLLKSLHSTGTPLLAVSAAPTAQPLTKKKGVKRKADTTTPTPTAILAPGSPASPPGGGPEPKAARLPPTRRESGRPIKPPRKDLPDSQQQHQSSKKGKLSEQLKHCNGILKELLSKKHAAYAWPFYKPVDASALGLHDYHDIIKHPMDLSTVKRKMENRDYRDAQEFAADVRLMFSNCYKYNPPDHDVVAMARKLQDVFEFRYAKMPDEPLEPGPLPASTVLPPGLAKSSSESSSEESSSESSSEEEEEEEEEEEEEETESSDSEEERANRLAELQEQLRAVHEQLAALSQGPISKPKRKREKKEKKKKRKAEKHRGRAGVDEDDKGPRLPRPPPPKKSKKAGGGGSSGPGAAGPPGFGLPGSGATRPPKKAMKTAPPPPTAAYDSEEEEESRPMSYDEKRQLSLDINKLPGEKLGRVVHIIQAREPSLRDSNPEEIEIDFETLKPSTLRELERYVLSCLRKKPRKPYTIKKPVGKTKEELALEKKRELEKRLQDVSGQLNSTKKPPKKASEKVESAQQVAVSRLSASSSSSDSSSSSSSSSSSDTSDSDSG